From one Methylomonas paludis genomic stretch:
- a CDS encoding translocation/assembly module TamB domain-containing protein, whose product MQRSTRWLIWSVGGIAAGGLLLVLILILISTTPWGRSTIERTVAQLTDGQVLITGLDTEFPDQLSIQHLELYDAQGSWLTLDELQLDWQPSRLWAREVAVSALQCKAVILQRLPLSDNQSSSSTNFSLPLNVRLDQLAIGQLQLPATLAGAITDYQLNGRFNFDASRETQLELALRSWDGQGDYRLQATLSQTDLQAQLALTETSAGLLTTLSGLQNQPAIHLQAQFNGPLSAVHSHLDLSLTALHAVLDGDINIPATSADLKLTAAGTPLHIGTDLAWQALALDLQIHGQWPGLAVNGSLALDKLQLNQAELAHLELGVQGTAGQLALAAKLAGLSLNPPTTADLLRGVPLRLQADVDLTQAAYPSQFAIQHPLLTASGQAGFLPGAVQAEMALVLPELQGIADLAGIALPGQATLQLNYAQHQAEQQVDISGLLNIKAGSRWANLLGQSARFGLSLQDQDQHLTVSDLHVDAGNVQLTADGKMTAAQTDAHWQLTLNDLSALLPTLTGHLSSQGRLNGSLDDLNLLADLQGELAADRFPATPLSAKLDLAHLPDAASGKLNISGSLGHAPLAVQLAVSSPARKLINIGIEKLDWQSLHAQGQLQYQPDLALPLGKVELRVTRLADFSPWLNQPLSGSLNANLESAVAGNYAQAKLKLETSNIGLAAGTALAGAKLALNISDPGGVARYSGVLDYQNFSSGALSSSGQLKLDGPVAALNLHLAAELAGLSANKLQLGSVAQLNGVNQTLLVDSLQVHSQHQTLALLAPVKIQFNDGLSLDKLRLGWQQAELDVAGRISPELALHAELHKFPVAQLSLFMPDLGLSGMVQADANLHGRSSRPEGEVHINADQLHTSQSAGSALPPATLHSTAQLHGDSADLAIELKAGDKVNVALNGQAPLNRTGIIALQAQAGVDLKQLDGWLGADGRQARGRLHLDTRLSGNWSEPQLNGSVILEQGAWQDFASGVAISDINASLTVADGSSGVVKLSAKAGPGTLSAAGNIGLTGNMPVDITLTARQARLLSSDLLTASVEADLQLGGFVRTDMTVDGRIHINRADIRIPERLPAGIAVLKFGSAHAAVDQPAAAQSQVMLNLTLDAPSQIFVRGRGVDAELGGTLHIVGSADAPKPQGEFKLRSGKFTLAGQNLLINQGAISFDNNSLSNPSLNLVANTTRNNVAAVLSVTGNVKNPSIELSSTPKLPQDEVLANLLFGKGSASLSPLEMVQIASTLATLTGVTSGVGDPLDSVRKRLGLDRLSAGGTSTPSLEAGRYIAPGVYLGAKQGIAGGTPQPIIQIDLNKNLKLEGGVGSGAAASSGTGSAVTNSVGVIYQIEY is encoded by the coding sequence CAACCCAGCCGCTTATGGGCAAGGGAAGTGGCTGTTTCGGCACTGCAGTGTAAGGCAGTGATTCTGCAACGGCTGCCGCTCAGTGACAACCAATCCTCATCATCCACCAACTTCAGCTTACCGCTGAATGTCCGTTTAGACCAATTAGCGATTGGCCAACTGCAATTGCCGGCCACATTGGCCGGCGCAATAACCGACTATCAACTGAATGGCCGGTTTAATTTTGATGCTAGCCGTGAAACTCAGCTGGAACTGGCCTTGCGCAGTTGGGACGGGCAGGGTGATTATCGCTTGCAGGCCACACTCAGCCAGACGGATTTACAGGCGCAACTGGCGCTGACTGAAACCAGTGCCGGGCTGTTGACGACACTCAGCGGCTTGCAAAACCAGCCGGCCATCCACCTGCAAGCTCAATTCAACGGGCCTTTATCCGCCGTACATAGCCATCTGGACTTGAGCCTGACGGCTTTACACGCGGTACTGGATGGTGACATTAATATCCCGGCAACCAGCGCCGATCTTAAACTGACAGCAGCCGGAACACCATTACATATCGGCACAGATCTGGCCTGGCAAGCATTGGCGCTGGATTTGCAAATACACGGTCAGTGGCCCGGTTTGGCGGTGAACGGAAGTCTGGCTTTGGATAAATTGCAGCTCAATCAGGCCGAATTAGCCCACCTGGAACTGGGGGTGCAAGGAACGGCCGGACAGCTGGCATTAGCTGCCAAACTGGCCGGGCTGAGTCTGAACCCGCCGACGACTGCTGATCTATTACGCGGCGTACCCTTGCGCTTACAGGCCGATGTGGATTTAACTCAAGCAGCCTACCCCAGCCAATTTGCCATTCAGCATCCGCTGTTGACGGCTTCCGGGCAGGCCGGTTTTCTGCCTGGTGCAGTACAGGCCGAGATGGCGTTGGTTTTACCCGAATTACAAGGCATTGCCGACTTGGCTGGTATCGCCTTGCCGGGCCAAGCAACTCTGCAACTCAACTATGCTCAACATCAGGCAGAACAGCAAGTGGATATCAGCGGCTTACTAAATATAAAGGCTGGTAGCCGTTGGGCTAATTTATTAGGCCAATCCGCCCGGTTTGGCCTGAGCTTGCAGGATCAGGACCAACATTTGACAGTTTCCGATTTACATGTAGATGCCGGGAATGTGCAGTTAACGGCAGATGGGAAAATGACAGCCGCTCAGACCGATGCCCATTGGCAGTTGACGCTGAATGATTTATCGGCCTTATTGCCCACCCTGACCGGGCACCTGAGCAGTCAGGGCCGGCTGAACGGCAGCCTGGATGATCTAAATTTGCTGGCGGATTTACAAGGTGAGCTGGCCGCAGACCGTTTTCCCGCCACCCCACTCTCGGCCAAGTTGGATTTGGCACACTTACCGGATGCCGCCAGCGGTAAACTAAATATCAGCGGCAGCCTGGGCCATGCGCCGCTGGCCGTGCAATTGGCCGTCAGCAGTCCAGCCCGAAAATTGATCAACATCGGCATCGAAAAACTCGACTGGCAAAGCCTGCATGCCCAGGGCCAACTCCAGTATCAGCCTGATCTAGCCCTGCCGCTGGGTAAAGTTGAGTTGCGTGTCACTCGCTTAGCCGATTTCTCACCCTGGCTTAATCAGCCCTTGAGCGGCAGCCTGAATGCCAATCTGGAAAGTGCGGTGGCTGGTAATTATGCTCAAGCCAAACTAAAACTGGAAACCAGCAATATCGGTTTGGCCGCCGGCACGGCGCTGGCTGGGGCAAAACTGGCGCTTAATATCAGCGACCCCGGCGGTGTAGCCCGCTACTCAGGGGTATTGGATTACCAGAACTTTAGCAGTGGTGCCCTCAGCAGTTCCGGCCAACTTAAACTGGATGGGCCGGTGGCGGCTTTAAATCTGCATCTGGCTGCCGAGTTGGCCGGTTTGTCGGCTAATAAGCTTCAGCTTGGCAGCGTAGCGCAATTGAATGGTGTTAACCAGACTTTGCTGGTTGATAGTCTGCAAGTCCATAGCCAGCATCAAACCCTGGCATTGCTGGCCCCGGTGAAAATACAATTTAATGACGGCTTGAGTCTGGATAAACTACGCTTAGGCTGGCAGCAAGCCGAGCTGGATGTTGCCGGACGCATCAGCCCGGAATTGGCGCTCCATGCCGAGCTACACAAATTCCCGGTGGCCCAGTTAAGCCTGTTTATGCCTGATCTGGGGCTGAGCGGTATGGTGCAGGCTGATGCCAATCTGCACGGCCGGTCGAGCCGTCCGGAAGGTGAGGTACATATCAATGCCGATCAGTTGCATACCAGTCAGTCTGCTGGTTCGGCGCTACCGCCGGCCACATTGCACAGCACGGCGCAATTACATGGCGACAGCGCCGATCTGGCCATCGAGCTGAAGGCCGGTGACAAAGTCAATGTCGCACTCAACGGCCAGGCACCGCTGAACCGGACCGGTATCATTGCATTACAGGCCCAAGCCGGTGTAGATTTAAAACAATTGGACGGCTGGCTGGGGGCGGATGGTCGCCAGGCGCGGGGCCGTTTGCATCTGGACACTCGACTGTCCGGTAATTGGAGTGAACCGCAATTAAACGGCAGCGTTATCCTGGAACAAGGTGCATGGCAGGATTTTGCCTCAGGTGTGGCGATCAGCGATATCAACGCCAGTTTGACGGTTGCTGACGGCAGCTCTGGTGTCGTCAAACTAAGCGCCAAAGCCGGGCCGGGTACCCTCAGCGCCGCCGGCAACATCGGTCTGACCGGCAATATGCCGGTGGATATCACACTGACCGCCCGGCAGGCCCGCTTGTTGAGCAGTGATTTATTAACCGCCAGTGTCGAAGCAGATCTGCAGTTGGGTGGTTTTGTGCGCACAGATATGACGGTCGATGGCCGCATTCATATCAACCGGGCCGATATCCGCATTCCGGAGCGACTCCCGGCAGGGATAGCAGTACTCAAGTTTGGCTCTGCTCATGCGGCTGTAGACCAGCCGGCAGCAGCACAGAGTCAGGTTATGCTGAATTTAACACTGGATGCACCAAGTCAGATTTTCGTGCGTGGCCGAGGTGTGGATGCGGAACTGGGGGGAACACTGCATATTGTCGGCAGCGCAGATGCCCCCAAACCGCAAGGCGAGTTTAAATTGCGTTCCGGAAAATTTACCCTGGCTGGTCAAAACCTGCTGATTAATCAGGGCGCTATCAGTTTTGATAATAATAGTCTCAGCAATCCCAGCCTGAACCTGGTCGCCAATACCACCCGCAATAATGTTGCGGCGGTATTGAGTGTCACCGGCAATGTCAAAAACCCCAGTATTGAACTGAGCAGTACCCCAAAATTACCGCAAGATGAAGTGTTGGCCAATCTGTTATTCGGCAAGGGTTCAGCCAGTTTAAGCCCGCTGGAAATGGTGCAAATTGCCTCGACCTTGGCTACGCTGACTGGAGTGACTTCCGGGGTTGGTGATCCGCTGGATAGTGTGCGCAAACGCCTGGGTCTGGACCGGCTGTCGGCAGGCGGTACCAGCACACCCAGCCTGGAAGCCGGACGCTATATTGCCCCCGGTGTCTATCTGGGGGCCAAGCAAGGCATAGCCGGTGGCACACCGCAGCCTATTATTCAGATCGACCTCAATAAAAATCTGAAATTGGAAGGGGGGGTAGGCAGTGGCGCAGCCGCCAGTTCCGGCACCGGAAGTGCTGTTACCAATAGTGTCGGGGTGATTTATCAAATTGAATATTAA
- a CDS encoding SfnB family sulfur acquisition oxidoreductase, with amino-acid sequence MSLSASAAAASQVEITPRAPAHIIKTDAEAIKIAKTIAAEIGKEAALRDQERRLPYQEIDLYSQSGLWGITIPKEYGGAFVSNTTLAEVVSIISEADPSIGQIPQNHLYMIEAIRLDGSEFQKRYFFDLALKGIRFGNAFSEIGTRQVTDVKTRLTPTKDGYLLSGKKFYSSGALLADWVPVVAKDENDNTVVAFVKKGSAGLNVIDDWSSFGQRTTASGTTILENVFVPADFVLPHHLAFDNPTTMGPVAQIIQAAVDTGIARAALKDTLHFVRNYTRPWIDTDLQHGYEDPLTLKDIGNLQIQVHATEALLSRAGTAIDVAQQNQNEDTVAAASIAVAEAKIFSTETALLAGSKLFELAGTRSTLGEYNLDRHWRNARTHTLHDPVRWKYYAIGNYALNNINPPRHPWF; translated from the coding sequence ATGTCATTATCAGCCAGCGCCGCTGCCGCCAGTCAGGTGGAGATTACGCCAAGAGCACCGGCACACATTATTAAAACCGATGCGGAAGCCATTAAAATTGCCAAAACCATTGCGGCAGAGATAGGCAAAGAAGCCGCCCTGCGCGATCAGGAACGCCGCCTGCCCTACCAGGAAATTGATTTGTACTCGCAAAGTGGTTTGTGGGGAATTACCATACCTAAAGAATATGGTGGTGCCTTTGTTTCCAACACCACGTTAGCTGAAGTGGTCAGCATCATTTCCGAAGCTGACCCCAGCATCGGTCAGATCCCGCAAAATCATTTGTATATGATAGAAGCTATTCGCCTGGACGGCAGCGAATTTCAAAAAAGATATTTTTTTGATTTAGCCTTGAAAGGCATCCGCTTTGGCAACGCCTTTTCTGAGATCGGTACCCGGCAGGTCACTGATGTCAAAACCAGGCTCACCCCGACTAAAGACGGTTATTTACTGTCAGGCAAAAAATTCTATTCCTCTGGTGCGCTGTTGGCCGACTGGGTGCCGGTAGTGGCTAAGGATGAAAATGACAACACTGTGGTGGCTTTTGTCAAAAAAGGCTCAGCCGGCCTGAACGTCATCGACGACTGGTCCAGTTTTGGCCAACGTACCACCGCCAGCGGTACCACCATTCTGGAAAATGTGTTTGTACCAGCCGATTTTGTCTTGCCCCATCATTTGGCTTTTGATAACCCCACTACGATGGGGCCGGTCGCTCAGATCATACAGGCGGCAGTTGATACCGGTATTGCTCGTGCAGCGCTTAAAGATACGCTGCATTTTGTGCGCAATTACACCCGGCCCTGGATAGATACCGATTTACAGCACGGTTATGAAGACCCGTTGACGCTGAAAGATATCGGTAATCTGCAAATTCAGGTACATGCCACTGAAGCGCTGTTAAGCCGGGCCGGCACCGCCATAGATGTGGCTCAGCAAAACCAGAATGAAGATACTGTTGCTGCCGCCTCGATTGCTGTAGCCGAAGCCAAAATATTCAGCACCGAAACCGCGCTATTGGCCGGCAGCAAATTGTTTGAATTAGCCGGTACTCGTTCCACCCTGGGTGAATACAATCTGGATCGGCATTGGCGCAATGCCCGTACCCACACCCTGCATGACCCGGTGCGTTGGAAATATTATGCTATCGGTAATTATGCCTTAAACAATATCAATCCACCGCGTCATCCCTGGTTTTAA
- a CDS encoding OprO/OprP family phosphate-selective porin, translated as MNTLKLPRHLRPATRKSFIRDYYATISKGLGYSLMLGYLLSPGVVLAKDDNSEIRKLRKQMEEYQQQIKVTNERLLEIEAKEALRAANTNQPDNSLTGNSGNGKTASNGVAIDTPTAKKRNVQEEPEIENPDTAKVPSGHRLGGFYDNGFVLRTNDNRYSLAINGLVQSRYTLNLPSKNAGSDNQGFDLALGRLFFSGTAFDPNLSYFFFYQSSTLNNTNRVDTIDWWGKYQLGNLGIKAGRILPQFSRQFYTDIGKYLFMDLQQPEYAFSLQRTPGLEFNWKSGKWNTSLTVGNSVRALDSVSQQNVGTKLAGIGRVVYDILDPYTYVQETITDSVETPQLSLGGAIGYNPVDANSGLQNTVMGMDTYTGTADIGYRYKLFNTEAAFFARQDHDPHSINSAKATSNNYGWYWQAGYYLVPKRLELAGTANQVLFEHQNGSPYKNQTIGSVGLNYYFYDHHFKLQTDYSHISGDDWAGQSLIDNRVRLQGQVYF; from the coding sequence ATGAACACGTTAAAATTACCTCGACATTTACGACCAGCCACCCGCAAAAGTTTTATCCGGGATTATTACGCCACCATCAGCAAAGGCCTTGGCTATTCGCTGATGCTGGGTTATTTGTTATCGCCGGGTGTAGTGCTGGCCAAAGATGACAATAGCGAAATCCGCAAACTGCGCAAGCAAATGGAAGAATACCAACAGCAAATTAAAGTTACTAATGAGCGCCTGTTGGAAATTGAAGCGAAGGAAGCTTTACGTGCTGCTAATACCAACCAGCCTGATAACAGCCTGACGGGTAATAGCGGCAATGGTAAGACCGCCAGTAACGGCGTAGCCATCGATACACCCACCGCTAAAAAGCGTAACGTGCAGGAAGAGCCGGAAATCGAAAATCCGGATACCGCCAAAGTACCTAGCGGACATAGACTAGGCGGCTTTTACGATAACGGCTTTGTGTTAAGAACCAATGACAACCGCTACTCGCTGGCGATTAACGGTCTGGTGCAATCGCGTTATACCTTAAACCTGCCCAGTAAAAATGCCGGCAGCGATAACCAGGGTTTTGATCTGGCCTTAGGCAGGTTATTTTTCTCTGGTACTGCCTTTGATCCCAACCTGTCTTATTTCTTTTTCTATCAAAGCAGCACGCTTAACAATACCAACCGCGTTGATACCATAGACTGGTGGGGTAAATATCAGCTGGGTAATCTGGGTATCAAAGCCGGTCGTATTTTGCCGCAATTCTCCAGACAGTTTTATACCGATATCGGTAAATATCTGTTCATGGACTTGCAACAACCCGAATACGCGTTCAGCTTGCAACGTACACCAGGTCTGGAATTCAACTGGAAATCCGGCAAATGGAATACCAGTCTGACTGTGGGTAATAGTGTCAGAGCGCTGGACTCGGTAAGTCAGCAAAATGTCGGTACCAAGCTGGCCGGGATAGGCCGGGTAGTTTATGACATTCTCGATCCTTACACCTATGTACAGGAAACCATCACCGATAGCGTAGAAACGCCGCAATTATCCTTGGGCGGTGCGATTGGTTACAACCCGGTTGACGCCAATTCCGGCCTGCAAAATACTGTGATGGGTATGGATACTTATACCGGTACTGCCGACATTGGTTATCGCTATAAATTATTCAATACCGAAGCGGCATTTTTTGCCCGTCAGGATCACGACCCGCACAGCATCAATTCAGCCAAGGCCACCAGCAACAACTATGGCTGGTACTGGCAAGCCGGTTATTATCTGGTACCGAAACGGCTGGAACTGGCTGGTACCGCCAATCAGGTGTTGTTTGAACATCAAAACGGCAGCCCCTATAAAAATCAGACGATAGGCTCAGTTGGTCTTAACTATTATTTCTATGACCATCACTTTAAATTGCAGACCGATTACAGCCATATCTCCGGAGATGACTGGGCGGGACAATCTCTGATCGACAACCGGGTGCGGCTGCAAGGTCAGGTGTATTTCTAG
- a CDS encoding bifunctional 3,4-dihydroxy-2-butanone-4-phosphate synthase/GTP cyclohydrolase II translates to MTNNSVESAILAIRNGDFVVVADDAQRENEGDLIIAAEKMTPEKMAFLVRYSSGVVCVSLPAARIDALGLEPMVARNTDPHGTAFTVSVDLNKGTSTGISAADRSATIRALANLNTTAADFARPGHVFPLRAREHGVLARPGHTEAAGDLARLAGLYPAGVLCEIVNDDGTMTRGEALRAFAEQHQLPFIQIADLIAYRRRNDQLVEHLSEARLPTSAGIFTAHVYRSILDGSEHLALVKGKIVGQQNVLVRVHSECLTGDVLDSLRCDCGNQLKMALNKIEQAGSGVLVYLRGHEGRGIGLAHKLRAYELQDQGRDTVQANLDLGLPVDSRSYDVGAQILTDLGVTTLRLMSNNPAKFTELAGYRLKIVERVPLEPVPNSENILYLRTKSEKLGHMLNLA, encoded by the coding sequence ATGACCAACAACTCAGTAGAATCCGCCATCCTCGCCATCCGTAATGGCGATTTCGTCGTCGTAGCCGATGACGCCCAACGTGAAAATGAAGGCGACCTGATTATCGCCGCCGAAAAAATGACCCCGGAAAAAATGGCTTTTCTGGTGCGCTACAGCAGCGGGGTCGTTTGCGTTTCGCTACCCGCTGCGCGTATAGACGCATTGGGATTGGAACCCATGGTCGCTCGCAACACCGACCCGCACGGCACTGCATTTACCGTGTCCGTGGATTTAAATAAAGGCACCAGCACTGGTATTTCCGCAGCTGATCGTAGCGCCACCATCCGCGCTCTGGCCAACCTGAATACCACGGCGGCTGATTTCGCCCGCCCCGGCCATGTCTTCCCATTACGCGCCAGAGAGCATGGTGTATTGGCCAGACCCGGTCATACCGAAGCCGCCGGGGATTTAGCCCGTCTGGCCGGTTTATATCCGGCTGGTGTGCTGTGTGAAATCGTCAATGACGATGGCACCATGACCCGTGGCGAAGCCTTGCGGGCATTTGCCGAACAACATCAGTTACCCTTTATCCAGATCGCCGATTTAATCGCTTATCGCCGCCGTAACGATCAACTGGTGGAACACCTGTCCGAAGCCCGATTGCCCACCTCGGCCGGCATTTTTACCGCCCATGTCTACCGCTCAATACTGGATGGCTCCGAACATTTGGCGCTGGTAAAAGGCAAAATCGTCGGACAGCAAAACGTGCTGGTGCGGGTGCATTCGGAATGTTTAACCGGTGATGTGCTGGATTCCTTACGTTGCGACTGCGGTAACCAGTTAAAAATGGCGCTGAATAAAATCGAGCAAGCCGGCAGCGGTGTGCTGGTGTATCTGCGTGGCCATGAAGGCCGTGGCATAGGTCTGGCCCACAAGCTGCGTGCCTATGAATTACAGGATCAGGGCCGCGATACGGTACAGGCCAATCTGGATCTCGGTCTGCCGGTTGATTCGCGGAGCTACGATGTTGGTGCCCAAATTCTCACCGATCTAGGTGTCACCACCTTACGGTTGATGAGCAATAATCCGGCTAAATTTACCGAACTGGCCGGCTACCGTCTGAAAATTGTCGAGCGGGTGCCGCTGGAACCGGTGCCGAATAGTGAAAACATCCTGTATTTACGCACAAAATCCGAGAAATTGGGACACATGCTCAACTTGGCCTAA
- a CDS encoding sigma-54 interaction domain-containing protein: protein MNKVNNHFFDYTPGQQAEPARVEKPANLLTLPNPHELTTSIRATAQVFEDPKSVALLNRIRMIAPSDANVLVIGETGTGKELIARYVHELSNRKDKPFVAVNCGAFSESLVESELFGHEKGAFTGAFSSKVGWFEAANTGTLFLDEIGDLPLSIQVKLLRVLQEREVVRLGARKPIPINVRLVAATNVRLEEAVLAGHFREDLFYRLRVAHLELPTLRNRPGDIIPLAEYFVSEYRRRLGYNEIRLDEDARNKLIKHSWPGNIRELENVIHHALLICKNNIVRSEDLQLSSIQLQKPRENPGTGSGSDGNSRLNDALYQLFEAGQSGLYDHLEESIIRAAYNYCHNNAAQTAKLLGVSRNIVRARLIKMGAINALR from the coding sequence ATGAATAAAGTAAACAATCACTTTTTTGATTACACGCCTGGACAGCAAGCCGAGCCAGCCAGAGTAGAAAAACCGGCCAATCTGCTGACGCTGCCCAATCCTCATGAATTGACGACCTCGATTAGAGCCACGGCCCAAGTCTTTGAAGATCCAAAATCAGTGGCCCTGCTCAACCGCATCCGTATGATCGCCCCCAGCGATGCCAATGTGCTGGTGATCGGAGAAACCGGCACCGGTAAAGAGCTGATCGCCCGCTATGTACACGAATTAAGCAACCGTAAGGACAAACCGTTTGTGGCGGTTAACTGCGGGGCTTTTTCAGAAAGCCTGGTGGAGAGTGAATTATTCGGCCATGAAAAAGGCGCATTTACCGGTGCCTTTTCCAGTAAGGTAGGCTGGTTTGAAGCCGCCAATACCGGTACGCTGTTTCTGGATGAAATCGGCGATCTGCCTTTGAGCATACAGGTTAAACTGTTGCGGGTTCTGCAAGAGCGCGAAGTGGTCAGACTGGGCGCCAGAAAACCGATCCCCATCAACGTTAGACTGGTGGCGGCCACCAATGTGCGCCTGGAAGAAGCGGTGCTGGCCGGTCATTTTCGCGAAGACTTGTTTTATCGCCTCAGAGTCGCCCATCTGGAACTACCCACTCTCAGAAACCGCCCCGGCGATATTATTCCGCTGGCCGAATATTTTGTCTCGGAATACCGCAGACGCCTGGGCTATAACGAAATCAGGCTGGATGAAGATGCCAGAAACAAATTAATTAAACATTCCTGGCCAGGCAATATCCGCGAACTGGAAAACGTGATTCATCACGCTCTGCTGATTTGTAAAAACAATATCGTTCGCAGCGAAGACCTGCAGCTTTCCAGCATCCAGTTGCAAAAGCCCAGAGAAAACCCCGGCACAGGCTCCGGCAGTGATGGTAATAGCCGTCTGAATGACGCACTTTACCAGTTATTCGAAGCCGGCCAAAGCGGTCTGTACGATCACCTGGAAGAAAGCATCATCCGCGCCGCTTACAATTATTGCCATAATAACGCCGCCCAAACCGCCAAGCTATTGGGTGTCAGCCGCAATATCGTCAGAGCCCGGCTCATCAAAATGGGAGCCATCAACGCCCTCAGATAA
- a CDS encoding acyl-CoA dehydrogenase family protein: MNIQTLARDTTINQEDEPENPFEIAKYLSEQFAQTAAQRDYLGGTPKQERDAIRQSGLLSLIIPKQYGGLGADWYQTMQIIREIAKADSSIAHVFGFQHLMLATVRLFSKPEQWEPWYEQTAQLNWFWGNALNPLDERSIAKSFPGWFEFSGKKSFCSGAIDSEMLIVSARAKTDAKLLIAAIPTGRTGVTVIQDWDNIGQRQTDSGSVNFEKVRVEQNEILADPGPLSSPFSCLRSLVAQLILTNIYLGIAEGAYQDARQYTLYEARPWHTSNLESAQHDPYVLSHYGEFWVGLESARALADIAAQKLDQAWQKQTALTEAERGDVAVAISVAKVLATRTGLDITNKMFEVMGSRSTHGGLRMDRHWRNLRTHTLHDPLDYKIKELGEWALNNSYPKPTFYS; encoded by the coding sequence TTGAATATACAAACACTGGCACGAGACACCACTATCAATCAGGAAGATGAGCCGGAAAATCCGTTTGAAATTGCCAAATACCTGTCCGAGCAATTTGCCCAGACCGCTGCTCAACGTGATTATTTGGGTGGAACCCCAAAACAGGAGCGTGACGCTATTCGGCAAAGCGGCTTATTATCTTTGATTATCCCTAAACAGTATGGCGGTCTGGGCGCGGACTGGTACCAGACCATGCAGATTATTCGCGAGATAGCCAAAGCCGACAGCTCAATTGCGCACGTATTCGGCTTTCAGCATCTGATGCTGGCCACCGTACGCCTGTTCTCCAAACCGGAACAATGGGAACCTTGGTATGAACAAACCGCCCAGCTTAACTGGTTCTGGGGTAATGCCCTAAACCCGTTGGACGAACGCTCTATCGCCAAATCCTTTCCGGGTTGGTTTGAATTTTCCGGCAAAAAAAGCTTTTGCTCCGGTGCAATAGATTCGGAAATGCTGATAGTCTCGGCCCGAGCCAAAACCGATGCCAAGCTGCTGATCGCCGCCATTCCCACCGGTAGAACTGGCGTGACAGTGATACAGGACTGGGACAATATTGGTCAGCGCCAAACCGATAGCGGTAGCGTCAATTTTGAGAAAGTACGCGTGGAACAGAATGAAATATTGGCCGATCCTGGGCCTTTAAGTTCGCCGTTTTCCTGTCTGCGCTCGTTGGTTGCCCAATTGATTCTGACCAATATTTATCTGGGCATTGCCGAAGGCGCTTATCAGGATGCTCGGCAATATACTTTATATGAAGCCCGGCCCTGGCATACCTCCAATCTGGAGAGCGCCCAGCACGACCCTTATGTGCTCAGTCATTACGGCGAGTTCTGGGTGGGCTTGGAAAGCGCCAGAGCCTTGGCCGATATTGCCGCGCAAAAACTCGATCAGGCCTGGCAGAAACAAACGGCATTAACTGAGGCCGAGCGTGGCGATGTGGCAGTAGCTATCAGTGTGGCAAAAGTGCTGGCTACCCGTACCGGCCTGGATATTACCAATAAAATGTTTGAAGTCATGGGTTCAAGGTCTACCCACGGCGGCTTAAGAATGGATCGCCATTGGCGCAATTTGAGAACACATACCTTACATGACCCGCTGGATTATAAAATAAAGGAGCTAGGCGAATGGGCATTGAACAATTCTTACCCAAAACCGACGTTTTATTCATGA